The following is a genomic window from Pseudomonadota bacterium.
ACATCGTTGCCCTGGCGGTTCAGCGTGGTCGGATCGTGTAAGGAGAAGAAGACGTCGAGGACATCTCGATATGAAATAACACTCGGGTCGAACATGACCTGCACCGCCTCGGCGTGGCCCGTCCCCCCGCTGCACACCTGCTCATAGCTAGGGTTTGGCACCACCCCTCCCGTGTAGCCGGATACGACGCGCTCGACTCCCCTCAGCTCATTGAACGCGGCTTCCAGGCACCAGAAGCAGCCGCCAGCCAGGGTAGCCGTTTCGCTGGTTTTAGGATTAGCTCCGAGGTCGTCGATATCGGCCCTCCTACTTCAAGTTATAGACAAAGTTGGCCGCTTCCTCGCGCTCCTCCCAGCCCTTCTTGCGGTAGAACGAGCGCCGGTAGGACTCGCGCGACCTGCTGTTCAGCAGCAGCAGTCTGGAACAGCCGCGCTTCTTGGCCTCCTCCTTCGCTGTCTCCAGCAGCTTTGTGCCGATGCTGTTGCCGCGATACGATTCATCGATGAAAAGCTCCGAGAGATATCCCTCAGGCCCGTCGAGGAAGAGGTAGGGCAGCCAGTGCGCCCCTAAGTAGCCGACAATTCCGCCGTCAGCGTTCTCCGCCACGTAAACCGTGTGACTCTCGCTGGCGTGGCACAGCTTTATATGCTTCGCTATGTTATCGGCCGTCATATTGTAAGGCGTATGAGTCGTGTAAACGGACATATCGGCCTTCTTCAGCAGTTCGGCGATGCCTTTCGCATCTTCAATATCAGCTTTTCTGATTTTTACACTCATCGATTTCCTTTTCCAGATTAGTCGATTCTATAGTTTGTATCCGATCTTCCTGAGAAACTCCTTGCGTTTGGACAGGTCGCCTTCGGTCTCGGCCTTTCTGGCGCTGTATCCGTCGATTACGCCCAGGATGCCCCTCCCCTGCTCGCTCTCGGCTATGATCACCTGTGTCGGATTGGCGGTGGCGCAGAAGACATGGCAGACCTCCGGAACCACCTTCACGGTGTTCAGCACGTTCAGGGGGAAGTATCCTTCGCCGAGCATGATGATGAAGGAGTGTCCGGCGCCCAGCAGCAGGGCGTTCTTCTTTGCCATTTTTATCAGTTCCTTTTCGGTTCCCGAGGCGCGCACCAGCGTGGGGCCGCTGGCCTCGCAGAACGCCAGGCCGAACTTGATGCCCGGCACGGCCTGCACCAGCGCTTCGTGTATATCCTCAACACTCTTGATGAAGTGCGTCTGTCCCAGGATAAAATTCATACCCTCCGGTTTGTCGATCTGAACAATCTTAAACTCCATATAACACCTCTCATTGATATGATTGAACGATTATATATTACCACTCCAGCCGGACAGCCGGGTCCAGAGCCACCACGCCGCATAGGCCTTGAGGTTGGCGTTCAGCGGCTGGCTGTGCGCC
Proteins encoded in this region:
- a CDS encoding adenosine-specific kinase codes for the protein MEFKIVQIDKPEGMNFILGQTHFIKSVEDIHEALVQAVPGIKFGLAFCEASGPTLVRASGTEKELIKMAKKNALLLGAGHSFIIMLGEGYFPLNVLNTVKVVPEVCHVFCATANPTQVIIAESEQGRGILGVIDGYSARKAETEGDLSKRKEFLRKIGYKL
- a CDS encoding GNAT family N-acetyltransferase, whose protein sequence is MSVKIRKADIEDAKGIAELLKKADMSVYTTHTPYNMTADNIAKHIKLCHASESHTVYVAENADGGIVGYLGAHWLPYLFLDGPEGYLSELFIDESYRGNSIGTKLLETAKEEAKKRGCSRLLLLNSRSRESYRRSFYRKKGWEEREEAANFVYNLK
- the msrA gene encoding peptide-methionine (S)-S-oxide reductase MsrA — protein: MDDLGANPKTSETATLAGGCFWCLEAAFNELRGVERVVSGYTGGVVPNPSYEQVCSGGTGHAEAVQVMFDPSVISYRDVLDVFFSLHDPTTLNRQGNDVGTQYHSVIFYHSDEQKAVAEQTVRELDSSKILSSPIVTEIVPLDAFYPAEDYHQDYYANNSARPYCRAVINPKLVKLRKQYGDRLKM